The DNA sequence CCGCAATGACCGGTCACTTTCCTGAATTCAAGATTGGGAGCCGGCATGGGAGGAGCCTGGGTTCGGTCGGCAGTCTATCGGAAACATCGGGTTCCGTTCCAGCCAAGAATGAATGAGGGACAAGACTGTCCCTCCTCCCAACTGTCCAGGACCTATTTGTCTATGCATAGATAATTAGAGGTCAGGGTTTACTATTTATAGTAAATTCAAGAGCGACTGGGAGCACGATCCGGGAAGGATGGCACCGGGAGTGGTGGATCACCTGGCGGGCCGTCACCAGTTCGGTCTCGGCCAGATCCTTCCCTCCGGTGTTGTGGTTCCGATCGTGATTCGGGAAGTCGCTGCTGGTGATCTCCACCCGGATTCGATGTCCCTCGAGGAACCGGCAGGCGGTCGGTCCCAGCCTGATGCGGTACTCGACAACCTCGCCCGGAGTCACCAGGTCCTCCCGATCCATGGAGATCCGGTGCCGGGCGCGGACCATGCCGTAACCGACGTCCAGGGCCCGGCCGTCGGGATGTTCGTCCACGAGCCGGACGAAGAAGTCCGTGTCCCGGGCCGAGGTCGAGGCGAAAAGAACGGCTTCGGGATAGCCGACGACTTCCACCTCCTGCTCCAAGGGGTCGGTCCGGTAGTTCAGGATGTCCCGGCGGTGGGCGAGGGCGGACCGGTCGGAGGGTTGCGTGAACATCTCTTGGCTCCAGAGCGTCGGGACCGGATCCTTGGGATCGTACTCGTAGGCATCTTCACGGGACCGCGCCGGAACCGACGCCGAAAGCCGCCCTGAGCCGTCCGGGCGGTGGGCGTCCCCGCCGCTGTCCAGATAGAACTCGCGCCAACCGACGCCATCCTCCGGAGGCCAGGTCGCCGCCCCTTTCCAGACCTGCGAACCCATGACGAAATACCGCACCGGCGGTTCCCCCCGCAGACCGTCTCCGTCTCCCTTGAGCCAATGATCGAACCAGCGAATCATCACCTGGGTCAGGTCGACCCGGGCCTCCGGTCCGTAGTCCATGGAGCCGAGGGACCGCTCCCCCAGGTGCTTGTGGTTCCAGGGTCCGATGACGAGCCGGGTCTGTTCCCTGGCTGCCTTCGTCCGGGCGTTTTGCTGCATCAGTCGAAGGTGCCTCATGGAGCCGTTGCAGTGGTCGTACCAGCCGCTGAAGTCCAGGTTGGGGACCTCCACCTCCCGGTGGATCCGGTCGAATCGCCAGGCGCGGCGGGTCGGATTTCGGAGCCAGTCCCGAGCATATTCCCGAAGCCCCGGCGGAAGATAACCGGGGAGATCCATCCAGGGCAGGAACCAGATCCAACGCATCTGCTCCTGCTCGTCCCAGATCTTCTCGGCCTCCTCCGGAGTGTGGGGCGGAGGCAGCCCATGGCGGCGGCGGAGGTCCGGGGCCATGCTGTTCATCCACCATTTGACCCGCCGTCCCGGACGGAAGGAACCCCACCAGTCCAGATCGGTGATCTCCAGGGGGATGGAATTGGCGCACATGGCCACCAGGTGAGGCGGCCGGAGCCGGGCCAGGGACCACTGCATCCAGCCGTTGTAGGAGACTCCGAAGGTGCCCACCTTGCCGTTGCAGAATGGCTGCGCGGCCAGCCACTCCACGCTGTCGTACCCGTCCTCCCCGTCCTGAGTCCGCTCCACCGTGAACGGAACGTACTCCCCATCGGAGGCATATCGGCCCCGGCTGTCCTGGGCGACCACCGCGTAGCCGGCCCGCACCAGCGGCTCCAATCCGCTCTCCGCCTTCCCGTAGGGGGTCCGCGTCAGCAGACCGGGACAGGGAGAGGGAACATCAGGGCGAAAGATGTTGGCGCGGAGGACGACGCCGTCCCGGACGGGGACCCCGACGTTCATCTCGATGAGAATACCCGGGGTTTCCGGGCCGGCTTCAGGCATCCGGATCCAGGCGGGCCCAGTAGCAGTTCATGGAACCGGCGTCACCGGCGTAGTAGGCCACCATCACCGTCCCGTCCGGCAGGGTTTCGGCGAACGGCAAGCCAAAGCTCCAGAGGGACATTTCCGAAAGCAGTTCCCCGGTCTCGTCCTCCGGCGAGTCCTGCGATCCCGAAGGGCCATGGGTGTAGAGAATCACCTCGGTGTCCGGATCGAAATCCGCATCTACGCTCCCGGCCAGCCGCGCCCGGATGGAGTGGGTCCCGTACCGGTCCACCCAGGCCAGAACGACCCTCCCGTCGGGGAGCATGGCCGGATGGGCCGCCTGGTCGGGGAAACCCAGATCCTGGGCGCGGGACCAGGTGCAGCCGCCGTCGGCGCTGAGGCGCCGGTGGACGTTCAGGTATTTCCTGGTTTCGCTGTCGTAGGTCCAGAGGAAGGCCGCGATCCGGCCGTCGGCCGCCACCCCCACGCGCTGGTCCCAGTTGAAGATGCGTCCGGTCGGATCTTCACCGGCAACGACTGGATCTTCCCAATTCAGACCGCCGTCCCGGGAGTGGAAGAGGACCACCTTCTGGTACCACTTGGACCCGTCGTCGTAGTGCTTGTTGGTCTCGATGCTCATCCCCAAAGTGCCGTCGGCGAGGCGAAAGACGGGACTGGTGAGACTGGGCGGACCGATCTCCTCCGGCATGGGAACGACCCGCCAGGGCGACCACGTTCTCCCCTCGTCGTCCGACTCGGCCAGGACCACCGCCATGGGGAGGCAGCCCTCGGTCTCCGCGTTGAACAGGCCCTGGCCCGGGTAGGTCTGGCGATCCACCCACATTCCGGCGGCCAGAAGACGCCCCGGCGCCGTCTCCGTGAGGTAGCAGATCTTGAGCGTCCCCCCGACTCCGTCCACGGTGGGAGCGTTCCAGGGACGGCTCGGAGCGCTCCAACACCGCTCCTCCCCGTCCCAACGAAAGAGCTCGGCACACTCGTCGGCGCCGTCCTTGCTGGAACCGGCGCGGCAGGTGGCCAGAAGGCCGCCGTTTGCCAGGACGGCAAGCGCCGGAAAGGTGGTCACGGCACGATGGGTTCCGGGTTCGCTCTCGGCCAGGACGCCTCTTTCCACGACCTTCATGGCTGTCTCCCCTGGTTCCGCCACCAGCGGAATTCCAGCGTGCCCCGTTCCGCCACGGCGGCGAGGTCCGGATCTGCGTCTCCGTCCAGGTCGGCGATGATGACCTGGTTGGCCCGGCGCCAGTTGTCCTTCAACACATGCATGGTCCATGCGCCCTTGGGATCTCCGCCGTTCTCGAACCAGGCGACACGGCCCGGGTCGCCCCAACCGGTGGCCACCACGTCCACGTCTCCATCACCGTCCAGGTCCGCGGCATCCGCCTCGAACGCATTCTGGTAGGGCTCGCGGATGACGTGGACCGGCCACGGGCCTTCGGTGGGATCGCCGGCGTTCTCGTACCAGAGGACCGAGTGGGTCGATTGCCCCGGCGTGAGCTCCCGTCCGCCGGCCAGGACCACGTCCAGATCGCCGTCCAGATCCATGTCCACCGGCTGTCCGTGAAGGGCCCGGGGAGCTTCGGCGATCAGGCGCCTCGTCCAGGTTCCGGACGATGGCCGGCCGCTGTTCTCGTACCAGACCACGATGGCGTTGCCCGCTTCGGCAGTGTGGATGGGAACGATCTCCTCGAGAGCGGCGGTGGCCAGCAGATCCCAGTCGCCGTCGGCGTCGAAATCCGCCGCCCGGATGGCGGTGGTCTCCCGAAGATCGCCTTCGATCAGATGCTGCTCCCAGGCTTCGACCTCCGGGTCCGCCGGGTTCCCCGGATTTTCGAACCAGGCGAACTGGTAGCCCAACCACCAGGAAGAGCCCGCCACGTCCAGATCGCCGTCGCCGTCCAGATCGGCCAGGGCCACGTCATAGGCGCCCGGCAGCGTCCCCTTGGCGATGTTCCGCCGTTTCCAAAGCTGTCCGTCCGCCGGATTGCCGTTGTTCTCGAACCAGAGCAGGTCTCCGTGCAGGTTCTTCACGATCACCACGTCCGGATGTCCGTCGCCGTCGACGTCCCCCACGGCGTGGCGCTCGAGCCGCTCGGGGTCGTCCTGCTGGATGAAACGTCGCGTGAACTCGCCCGCGCCGTTGTTTTCGAACCAGTACAGGTCGTTGTGCGGAAGCGCGTCGGCGCTGGTCAGATCCAGGTCGCCGTCGCCGTCCAGATCGGCGGCCGCGATTCCGAAGGGATAGGTGTATCCCTCCATGATCAGATGTTCGCTGAATTGAATGGCGGGAGGCGGTTCCTCGTCTCGCGGCGCCCCACAAGAGAGGAAACCGGCCGCTGCCAAAAACAGGGGGATGTGGATTCTCGGGGTTGTCTTACGCATGGCTTGCAGTATCATGAGCCGAATTCTCTACCAGAGAAACCCCAAATGATGCGATTCCGGCTTTTCTTACTTCACTTGTTCCTGTTCGTATTCCTGACGGTCCAAGGAGCCGTTGCCGGCACTCCCGGCCTATTGAACCGTCCCGCCCTGGTCGAGATGGGAGACCGCTTGGAGTTGTTCGTTGACCATCACCTCATCGATCGTCTGGAGGGCGCTCGCCTCAAGCTCCATCACCCCAGTCCCGCGGAGACGGTGATCCGGGGAGACCGCCCCTGGGAAGGCGAACTCGGTTTCGGCCAGACGGTGATCCTGCACCAGGGCAAGTACCTCCTGTACTACCACGGGTCCAACAAGCTCTGCTATGCCGAGAGCGGGGACGGGGTCCACTGGACCAAACCGGCGCTGGGCCTCATCGAGGCCGGCGGGAGCCGGCAGAACAACCTGGTGGGAACGGCCGGTGGCGAGTATCTCTACGATCACCTGGAGGAACCTGCCGCCAGGGTCTATCTCGACACCCGGCCCGGTGTGCCAGCCGGACGGCGCCTGATAGCGCTCAAGTTGGACGAAGGACACCGTGCGAATCCCACCGAAGAGGAACTGGCCCGCAGGCTCACGGTGAATCAGGAGGGTTTCTGGCAGGGAAGCCCCACCGACGTCATCCCCTGGGTCTCCAAAGATGGGAGGGCCTGGGAGAGGCTCGGAGACAAGCCGCTGTTCCGGAACAACCTTTACGGAACGCTCGACGGAGACTTTTCCTTCTTCTGGTCGGAGGTTGAGCAGCAGTACGTCATCTACTCGCGTTACTTCACCTCCCCCAACCGATCGGTGGGACGGCGGGCCATCGCCCGGCTCACGGCTCCCAACCTGTACGAGTGGTCCGAATTCCAACCCATGAGCTATGGGGATGGCGGGACCATTCCCGAAAATCACCTCTACATCAACCTGACGCTGCCCTACTACCGGGCGCCCCAGATCTATCTCGCGTTTCCGGCCCGGCTCATGGTGGGCCGGCAGGTGCTGACCGATGAGGATGCCCAGGCGGCCGGGGTACCGGAGGGAAGGTGGATGGACACTTCCGAGACGGTCCTCATGACCACGCGTGGACCCGGCAACCGTTACGACACGACGTTCCGGGAGGGTTTCATTCGTCCCGGACCGGGAGCCCGGAACTGGATCACGCGCACCACCTTCGCCCTTCGCGGCGTGGTGCCCACCGGCCCGCGGGAGATCTCCATGTACGTCAGCCGCGAGACCGGCACCCGACACTGGCACATCCGCCGGTACGTGTTGAGGGTGGACGGGTTCGCGTCGGTCAACGCTCCCTATGACGGCGGAGAAATGGTGACCCGCCCGCTCACCTTCTCGGGCAAGGAACTGCTGCTCAACACCTCCACGTCGGGCGCCGGAAGCGTCCGGGTGGAAATTCAGTCCTCCAACGGCGAGCCCGTCGCCGGCTACGCGCTGGAGGACTCCATGGAAATCGTGGGAGATGAGATCGAGCGTGTCGCCGCCTGGCAAAACGGGACGGATGTCTCCCCCCTGGCGGGGCAACCGGTCCGCCTCTGCTTCGTCCTCAAGGACGCGGACCTCTACTCGATCCGTTTCAGATAGCAGTCCGTGGGGACGGCCCGGTTCGGCTTCGGTTTCAGTTGGGCAGACGCCACCGGACGACTTGGGCCGTGTAGCTTCCGACGGGGCGTCCTCTCTCGTCCAGCGGTGTGTTCCCCAAGGCGGTCACGATGGTGTCGTCCTCCAGGACGACGCTGGCGCCGTAGCCGTGACCCGGGCTCAGATGGTAGACCTCGGGCAACCAGGTCTGTCCGCCGTCCCGGCTGATCCGGGCCCTGACGTCCCCCTCCGGATAGGGGTAGCGGTCTTCCACCACCAGGACCACCGTCCCGTCGGAGAGCTGGACCATGTGCCCGTGGGCCTGGCCGAACTCAAGATCCATGGGCCCGTCGGTCTGACGCCAGACGGGGCGGAAATTCTGCCAACTCCTGCCGCCGTCTGCGGAATCGGACAGGAAGACGCGTTTTCCCACGGTGGATTTCTGTATCTCCCGCCGGGCGTGATCCTCGATCAGGGACGGCGGTTCGTTCTGCGGGGGAGGAGCCTCGTATCTGCGCTGGTAACGGATGGCGGCCAGAAGGCGGCCGTCGTGAAGTTCCAGCAGATTGGTCTCGGTGCCCCACTGCTGCAAGGAATGCTTCTCCTCCCAGCTCTTTCCACCGTCGGTGGAACGGAAGACATAGGTGGTGGGCGGCGGTTTCGAGGCGTCCTCTCTGTCATAGGCGTGTTGGGCAGCCATGATGGTGGGCCACAGAAGTGTTCCGTCCCGAAGCTCCAGCAGGCAGTTCTGGTTCCCCCCCGCCCGCATGAAAGGAGACAGGTTGTCCAAACGGCTCCAGGAGTGCCACGACTCGCCGCCGTCGGTGCTGCGCAGCAGGAAGTCGGTGGGCGGATCGTCGGCGCGGTAGGCCCAGAGCAGGGTGCCGTCCCGCAACACTCCGAAGGAGTCATAGTTCTTGGCCCGCATGGGCGGGTCCAGAGAATCGACGTCGATGGAGCGGCTCTCCCAAGTCTTTCCAGCGTCGCGGGAGAGGAAAACCCGAGCATAGAGGGAGACGTAGATACGTCCGTCCCCGGTCATGCCGATGCCGGGGTCGCCCCGCCAGGGCATATCGGGATAGTCGAGGGGGATGTATTCGGCGGGGAGGGTTCCGATTTCCTGGTGGTCCCGGGTGATCCGGATTTCTCCGTTGGGGGTGAAGGGGGCGGGAGGGGCCGGCGCGTCCCGGGTCTCGCCGGCGGGGCGCGTCGACGGACTGCAGCCGAAGCTCAACATGAGCGCCCACAGAAAGTGGATTATGTGAAATCGGTGCATGTTGACTCCCTGAGAAAGGCGAATTTCGAGTCTCCCGCAACTCGTATCGCGTGTTGTTCCTCCGGAGACCGGCGGCAAGAAAGCCGCCGTTCCCAGTGGGCGACAAGAAAGTCGCCCCTCCGATCGGCGGCAAGAAAGCCGCCGCTCCCGATGGGCGGCTAGGATGTCGCCCCTCCGAGGCGCCAGTGGAGGGCTGCCATGGTGCGGCTCCCCACCACCCGGCCCCGGTGGTTCAAGTCCGTATTTTCGCAGACGGTGACGATGGTGCCGTCGGGGTAGACGACGCTGTCCGGGTAGCCGTGCCCGTGCATGAGCGAATAGGTCGTCGGGTCCCAGGTCCGTCCTCCGTCGGAGCTGATGCGCGCCCGGATCCCGGCCAGCTCGTAGGGGTAGCGCTGCAACCAGATGGCCGCGATCCTTCCGTCGGGAACCTGGACGAACTCGCCGGGGATGCTGCCCCGCAGGTCGAAAAGCCTGGGGTTGACCCAGGTTCGGCCGCCGTCGGAAGACTCGGCGATCACCCCGTTTTTCAGTACCCACTGCTCGGTGGGGCTGGCTCCGGTCTTCTCCCGGAAGTCGGGTGGGTCCTCCTGGAGCATCGGTCTCTGGGCTCGGATGTAGGCCAACATCCGGTTCGAGTCCTTGACCGCCATCAAGGTGCTCTCGGCCGAATAGGGTAGGATCAGGGTCCGGTCTCCCCAGCTCCGGCCCCCGTCCCGGGACCGGAAGATGTGGTCGTGGAAACCCCGAATTCGAGGGTTGTCCCATTCGTCGACCCCGTCGCGGTGGCGGAGGGTCACGGTGATCATGGCGGTTCCGTCCGGATGCTGGTAGACGTCGCTCCACCCGGAGCCGCTGAAGGTGTAGGGGCTCACGTCCAGGGGAAAGGGCTCGCTCCAGGACTCACCGTAGTCCGTGGAGCGCTGGACATAGGTCACCGAGTGGTCCGGCGCGTCGTGGATCAGGATGAAAACGTCGTCGTCCAGTATTCCGAACCCGCCGCCGGTGCCCACCGGGAGCTTTCGCATGGTCCAGGTCCTGCCGCGGTCCGTGGACTCCCACAAATAGCCGCTGCCCGCCGCGAAGACGCGGCCGTCCGGGGTCAGGCCGGTCCGCGTGTCGGTCCGGGAGAAGGGGCTGGACATGGGGTAGATCCTGGCGCCCTGGATGGGAATCGCCTTTCGGGTGTGGGGAATCTCGTACGAAAAGGGGACGGGAACGGCGGTTCCCTGGTCTCCTCTGCCGGAAGCGGCGGCGCCTGGAACCACCTTCCCGCTCATGGCCAGGACCCCTGCTGCGGCAGTCTTCCGGAGGAAATCTCGGCGCCTGATCATTTCACGGGTCTCGTTCAGGTGGGTCTTGCCGCACCCCGGCCCGAAGTACTAATGTGAACGCTGTTCCGGTCGGCGTTCAGCAAGAAAATCTGGCCCCGATCCTACCATCGTCCAGAGGAAAGGTACTACTGCAATGGCAAAGCAACCCTTGATCGTGGTTCCCGGTGACCACCCGGTGCAACTGGCCGGATCACCTCACTTGGAGCGGCTGCGCCCCTATGGAGAGGTGGCCCTCTACTCCACTCGTCCCGACGGCGACGCCGAGAAACTGGCCCGCGTCCGGGACGCGCAGGCGATGATCAATTCCCGGGGCGCCGTCAAATGGCCCGGGCACCTGTTGAAGCAACTTCCCCGCCTGCGTTTCATCACCGTGTGTGGGATCGGCACCGACTCCATTGATCTGGAGACGGCACGGGAGCAAGGCATCATCGTCTCCAACATTCCCGGGATGACGGCCGCGGTGGTGGCCGAGCATGCACTGGCTCTCATGCTGGCCGCCTCCAAGCGGGTCTCCTACCAGACGGCCGAGCTGCGGGCGGGCCGATGGATCGGCATGAACAACGTCTACCTGCGGGGCAAGACCGCCGGCGTCATCGGGACCGGCGCCATCGGAGCCAAGATGATCGAGCTCTGCCGGGCGCTGGGAATGGATGTGGTTGCCTGGACGTTCAATCCGACCGACGAGCGGGAGCGAAAGCTGGGGGTGCGCTTCCTGGAGCTGGACGAGCTGTTGCAACTGGCGGACGTGGTGACGCTTCACCTCAAACTGACCCCGGAGAGCCGGCATCTGATCGGCCCCCGGGAGCTGTCGCTGATGAAACCGGGGAGTCTGCTGGTCAATACGGCACGGGGAGCCATCGTCGACACGGCTGCGCTGGTGGAATCCCTCGACTCAGGGCATCTGGGCGGCGCCGGTCTGGATGTGTACGACACCGAGCCGCTCCCCGGAAACGACCCGTTGTTTGAGTGCGAGCAGGTGGTCCTGACCCCGCACAGCGCGGACCAGACCCCCGAAGGCTACGACCTCCTCAATCAGGGGGTCGTGGACAACGTCATCGCCTTCCTCGAGGGGCGTCCGCGCAACATCGTCACCTGACGGCTCGAAGAAAGCTTCAGACGACGTCGTAGAGCAGGACACCGTACTTCGACCCGGTGAGGGTCTTCTCGATGGTGGGCCAGACCCTCTGGTGTTCATCCGTGGCCACCCAGGTCTGGCGCTGCTCCTCGGTTTTGAAGCTGATGAGGAGCCGGTACTTGAAGTTGCCGGGAGCCGGACCCGCCAGGGCCTGCCGCAGCTTCATCAGGCGGACCTCGACGAAGCCGGGCTGGGCGCTGATGGCCGGCCGGAAGATCTTGTGGAAGTTCTCCACCATCTCTCCTTCCCGGGCCGGGTCCACTTCCAGGTCCACGTGAAGCTGGATCGGCTTGTGATGGGCAGCAGCGGAAGCGC is a window from the Acidobacteriota bacterium genome containing:
- a CDS encoding 2-hydroxyacid dehydrogenase, encoding MAKQPLIVVPGDHPVQLAGSPHLERLRPYGEVALYSTRPDGDAEKLARVRDAQAMINSRGAVKWPGHLLKQLPRLRFITVCGIGTDSIDLETAREQGIIVSNIPGMTAAVVAEHALALMLAASKRVSYQTAELRAGRWIGMNNVYLRGKTAGVIGTGAIGAKMIELCRALGMDVVAWTFNPTDERERKLGVRFLELDELLQLADVVTLHLKLTPESRHLIGPRELSLMKPGSLLVNTARGAIVDTAALVESLDSGHLGGAGLDVYDTEPLPGNDPLFECEQVVLTPHSADQTPEGYDLLNQGVVDNVIAFLEGRPRNIVT
- a CDS encoding sialidase family protein, whose product is MIRRRDFLRKTAAAGVLAMSGKVVPGAAASGRGDQGTAVPVPFSYEIPHTRKAIPIQGARIYPMSSPFSRTDTRTGLTPDGRVFAAGSGYLWESTDRGRTWTMRKLPVGTGGGFGILDDDVFILIHDAPDHSVTYVQRSTDYGESWSEPFPLDVSPYTFSGSGWSDVYQHPDGTAMITVTLRHRDGVDEWDNPRIRGFHDHIFRSRDGGRSWGDRTLILPYSAESTLMAVKDSNRMLAYIRAQRPMLQEDPPDFREKTGASPTEQWVLKNGVIAESSDGGRTWVNPRLFDLRGSIPGEFVQVPDGRIAAIWLQRYPYELAGIRARISSDGGRTWDPTTYSLMHGHGYPDSVVYPDGTIVTVCENTDLNHRGRVVGSRTMAALHWRLGGATS
- a CDS encoding VCBS repeat-containing protein, with the protein product MRKTTPRIHIPLFLAAAGFLSCGAPRDEEPPPAIQFSEHLIMEGYTYPFGIAAADLDGDGDLDLTSADALPHNDLYWFENNGAGEFTRRFIQQDDPERLERHAVGDVDGDGHPDVVIVKNLHGDLLWFENNGNPADGQLWKRRNIAKGTLPGAYDVALADLDGDGDLDVAGSSWWLGYQFAWFENPGNPADPEVEAWEQHLIEGDLRETTAIRAADFDADGDWDLLATAALEEIVPIHTAEAGNAIVVWYENSGRPSSGTWTRRLIAEAPRALHGQPVDMDLDGDLDVVLAGGRELTPGQSTHSVLWYENAGDPTEGPWPVHVIREPYQNAFEADAADLDGDGDVDVVATGWGDPGRVAWFENGGDPKGAWTMHVLKDNWRRANQVIIADLDGDADPDLAAVAERGTLEFRWWRNQGRQP
- a CDS encoding antibiotic biosynthesis monooxygenase translates to MNRRNCLLGFLGIGLFSGRASAAAHHKPIQLHVDLEVDPAREGEMVENFHKIFRPAISAQPGFVEVRLMKLRQALAGPAPGNFKYRLLISFKTEEQRQTWVATDEHQRVWPTIEKTLTGSKYGVLLYDVV
- a CDS encoding CocE/NonD family hydrolase, yielding MPEAGPETPGILIEMNVGVPVRDGVVLRANIFRPDVPSPCPGLLTRTPYGKAESGLEPLVRAGYAVVAQDSRGRYASDGEYVPFTVERTQDGEDGYDSVEWLAAQPFCNGKVGTFGVSYNGWMQWSLARLRPPHLVAMCANSIPLEITDLDWWGSFRPGRRVKWWMNSMAPDLRRRHGLPPPHTPEEAEKIWDEQEQMRWIWFLPWMDLPGYLPPGLREYARDWLRNPTRRAWRFDRIHREVEVPNLDFSGWYDHCNGSMRHLRLMQQNARTKAAREQTRLVIGPWNHKHLGERSLGSMDYGPEARVDLTQVMIRWFDHWLKGDGDGLRGEPPVRYFVMGSQVWKGAATWPPEDGVGWREFYLDSGGDAHRPDGSGRLSASVPARSREDAYEYDPKDPVPTLWSQEMFTQPSDRSALAHRRDILNYRTDPLEQEVEVVGYPEAVLFASTSARDTDFFVRLVDEHPDGRALDVGYGMVRARHRISMDREDLVTPGEVVEYRIRLGPTACRFLEGHRIRVEITSSDFPNHDRNHNTGGKDLAETELVTARQVIHHSRCHPSRIVLPVALEFTINSKP
- a CDS encoding sialidase family protein — encoded protein: MHRFHIIHFLWALMLSFGCSPSTRPAGETRDAPAPPAPFTPNGEIRITRDHQEIGTLPAEYIPLDYPDMPWRGDPGIGMTGDGRIYVSLYARVFLSRDAGKTWESRSIDVDSLDPPMRAKNYDSFGVLRDGTLLWAYRADDPPTDFLLRSTDGGESWHSWSRLDNLSPFMRAGGNQNCLLELRDGTLLWPTIMAAQHAYDREDASKPPPTTYVFRSTDGGKSWEEKHSLQQWGTETNLLELHDGRLLAAIRYQRRYEAPPPQNEPPSLIEDHARREIQKSTVGKRVFLSDSADGGRSWQNFRPVWRQTDGPMDLEFGQAHGHMVQLSDGTVVLVVEDRYPYPEGDVRARISRDGGQTWLPEVYHLSPGHGYGASVVLEDDTIVTALGNTPLDERGRPVGSYTAQVVRWRLPN
- a CDS encoding sialidase family protein, with product MKVVERGVLAESEPGTHRAVTTFPALAVLANGGLLATCRAGSSKDGADECAELFRWDGEERCWSAPSRPWNAPTVDGVGGTLKICYLTETAPGRLLAAGMWVDRQTYPGQGLFNAETEGCLPMAVVLAESDDEGRTWSPWRVVPMPEEIGPPSLTSPVFRLADGTLGMSIETNKHYDDGSKWYQKVVLFHSRDGGLNWEDPVVAGEDPTGRIFNWDQRVGVAADGRIAAFLWTYDSETRKYLNVHRRLSADGGCTWSRAQDLGFPDQAAHPAMLPDGRVVLAWVDRYGTHSIRARLAGSVDADFDPDTEVILYTHGPSGSQDSPEDETGELLSEMSLWSFGLPFAETLPDGTVMVAYYAGDAGSMNCYWARLDPDA